A stretch of the Oenococcus sp. UCMA 16435 genome encodes the following:
- the recJ gene encoding single-stranded-DNA-specific exonuclease RecJ yields the protein MLDNQFSWFKRSTDEQFIQKIEQHFSLGRLVSTVLAGRFSSIPTIEDFFSLDLNKLNDPSRLYQIDLLKKRLIKAIDQQEKITIYGDYDADGITSTSILLRTLQILGAQVDYFIPNRFRDGYGPNKLVYQHLINAGTKLIFAVDNGISGFDAVDLANQNQVDVLIADHHQLPEKLPDAKVIIHSDLSTDYPFKNLSAAGIAFKIARYLLGTQKARQFLPLVAIGEIADVMPLINENRILIQTGIDLIKSGENKGLQEVIKRADLKLESLTAQDIAFKIAPRLNSLGRMADGGIGVELLTSDDPDEISKIAKQVEHLNKQRQKEADKTYRSASMQVSPQQKDIIIVSGENWHEGIIGIVAGRLSAHFGRPAVVFSIKEGIAKGSARSIGDFDLYAVLNRARDLYISFGGHKQAAGLSLKAADLKRLNKILNADDYQFSVGKLAIDAMAKAKNLSIDSFKQLSKLAPFGEGNPEPVFDLDDVELSNLRILGSDKKHFKLKVKGFSGDILFFNRPDLIGKLQLGEKLSIVGTLSLNEWNHRQSLQIIGKDLRSKDQVPDRNSFSRTYHYYCSENVLYSPNDFFQKVFLELGFVRIVNGVVFVVPEAKHAELSQSYTYRKRAENGY from the coding sequence ATGTTGGATAACCAATTTTCTTGGTTTAAGAGAAGTACAGATGAACAATTCATCCAGAAAATCGAGCAGCATTTTTCACTTGGCAGGCTGGTTAGCACGGTTCTTGCGGGACGTTTTTCTTCGATTCCAACAATTGAAGACTTTTTTAGTTTAGATCTAAATAAACTGAATGATCCGAGTCGCTTATATCAGATAGATCTTTTAAAAAAACGATTAATCAAAGCAATTGATCAGCAGGAAAAAATCACAATTTATGGCGATTACGATGCTGACGGCATCACAAGTACTTCGATTTTATTAAGGACTTTGCAAATACTTGGGGCTCAGGTCGACTATTTTATTCCGAATCGTTTTCGCGATGGCTATGGACCGAATAAACTTGTTTATCAACATTTAATCAATGCAGGTACAAAATTGATTTTTGCAGTTGATAATGGTATTTCCGGTTTTGATGCGGTTGATTTGGCAAATCAAAATCAAGTTGATGTCCTAATCGCTGATCATCATCAACTTCCGGAAAAATTGCCAGATGCCAAAGTAATTATTCATTCCGATCTATCGACGGATTATCCTTTCAAAAATTTATCAGCTGCGGGAATTGCGTTTAAAATTGCTAGATATTTATTAGGGACTCAAAAAGCCCGACAATTCCTGCCATTGGTTGCGATTGGCGAAATTGCCGATGTAATGCCTTTGATTAATGAAAATAGAATCCTGATTCAAACCGGCATTGATTTAATAAAGAGCGGTGAAAATAAAGGTCTCCAAGAGGTAATCAAAAGAGCTGATTTAAAGCTCGAGAGTCTTACTGCCCAGGATATAGCATTTAAAATCGCTCCGCGTCTGAATTCTTTGGGAAGGATGGCAGATGGTGGAATCGGTGTCGAATTGCTTACTAGTGATGATCCTGATGAAATATCCAAAATTGCCAAACAGGTTGAACATTTAAATAAGCAGCGGCAAAAAGAAGCTGATAAAACTTATCGATCTGCGTCAATGCAGGTTTCGCCTCAGCAAAAGGACATTATTATTGTTTCTGGCGAAAATTGGCATGAAGGAATTATCGGTATCGTTGCTGGTCGTTTGTCTGCACACTTTGGTCGCCCTGCGGTTGTTTTTTCGATTAAAGAAGGAATCGCCAAGGGATCTGCTCGCAGTATCGGAGATTTCGACCTCTATGCGGTTCTGAATCGAGCTCGTGATCTTTACATTTCTTTTGGTGGGCATAAACAAGCGGCTGGTTTAAGCTTAAAGGCTGCTGACTTAAAACGATTGAATAAAATTCTGAATGCTGATGATTATCAATTTTCGGTTGGCAAACTTGCGATTGACGCGATGGCAAAAGCAAAGAACTTATCAATTGATTCCTTTAAACAATTATCGAAACTTGCTCCTTTTGGCGAAGGAAATCCGGAACCGGTTTTTGACTTGGACGATGTTGAATTAAGCAATTTACGAATTTTAGGATCGGATAAGAAACATTTTAAATTAAAAGTAAAAGGATTTTCGGGTGATATTTTGTTTTTCAATCGACCTGATTTAATTGGAAAACTTCAATTAGGTGAAAAACTATCGATTGTTGGAACACTTTCTTTAAATGAATGGAATCATAGACAGTCTTTACAAATTATTGGTAAAGACCTTAGAAGTAAGGACCAAGTTCCCGACCGAAACTCTTTTTCCCGAACTTATCACTATTATTGTTCGGAAAATGTTTTATACTCTCCAAATGATTTCTTCCAAAAAGTTTTTTTGGAATTAGGATTTGTTAGAATTGTAAATGGCGTTGTTTTTGTCGTTCCTGAAGCAAAGCATGCTGAATTATCTCAATCATATACATATCGAAAGCGAGCTGAAAATGGATATTGA
- a CDS encoding adenine phosphoribosyltransferase has protein sequence MDIDLHDYIATTPDFPEKGVMFRDINPLIGNGPAYKQAINELIDFARPLKPDIIAGPEARGFVVGSPMAYALGIGFVPARKYGKLPRKSVSSSYSLEYGKNELQMHVDSIKPGQRVFIVDDLLATGGTITATMDLVRQLGGRVVGTGFFIELAELQGREKIMKVENVPFKSLLEY, from the coding sequence ATGGATATTGATTTACATGATTATATTGCAACTACTCCAGATTTTCCTGAAAAGGGGGTAATGTTTCGAGACATTAATCCTCTAATAGGCAACGGCCCGGCTTATAAGCAGGCAATTAATGAACTGATTGATTTTGCTCGTCCATTAAAACCTGATATTATCGCTGGTCCGGAGGCTCGTGGTTTTGTTGTTGGATCGCCAATGGCATATGCATTAGGTATAGGCTTTGTTCCAGCACGCAAATATGGCAAACTGCCTCGAAAATCTGTTAGTTCCAGTTACAGCTTGGAATATGGGAAAAATGAATTGCAAATGCATGTCGATTCTATCAAACCGGGTCAGCGGGTGTTCATTGTTGATGATTTGTTGGCAACTGGAGGGACAATTACAGCAACAATGGATTTGGTTCGTCAATTGGGCGGTCGAGTCGTTGGTACGGGTTTTTTTATCGAATTAGCAGAGCTCCAGGGGCGTGAAAAAATCATGAAAGTTGAAAACGTTCCTTTTAAGTCCTTACTGGAATATTAA
- a CDS encoding winged helix-turn-helix transcriptional regulator, whose protein sequence is MKTELESLRNASALYNEKLSKLMKSFGLTIAEHRLLLLIESGLDTQEKISLATKLDTSTLSRQLKSAAKKGLLDKVATGRDKRQLIYSVTEKGQTDLKEIAAELARIDAAVFSGWNQNDRALLDQLLDKLEKSV, encoded by the coding sequence ATGAAGACAGAATTGGAAAGTTTAAGAAACGCAAGCGCGTTATATAACGAGAAACTCAGCAAATTGATGAAGTCTTTTGGCTTAACAATTGCCGAACATCGTCTTCTTTTATTGATCGAATCAGGTCTTGATACTCAAGAAAAAATATCATTGGCAACAAAACTTGATACCTCAACTCTTAGTCGACAGCTTAAATCTGCCGCAAAAAAAGGACTTTTAGATAAAGTTGCAACTGGTCGCGACAAACGCCAGCTCATTTATTCGGTTACAGAAAAAGGCCAAACCGACTTAAAAGAAATCGCGGCTGAATTAGCTAGGATTGATGCAGCGGTCTTTTCAGGTTGGAATCAAAACGATCGAGCTCTTTTGGACCAATTGCTCGATAAATTAGAAAAATCGGTCTAA
- a CDS encoding D-alanyl-D-alanine carboxypeptidase, whose protein sequence is MIELQTAAQSSIFAELNGRILAEKNAQKILPIFGLSRLILVYETLSAIRSKKILPSTPIIVSKELSYFSKKDQSAQIHFRIGEIFTIKQAIEMLLIISEKSAAYLLVEKIFGSLDNWKIETARFLKQAKIEGVIYDPVGFENAGQENLLSARSVLKIINKLVNDFPKILTTIQRKRFIFQSNQQVQFYKNPNFQQQRDDLQISAFVSEKNKQTSSFISIFKIKDKLYLSELLAVDNTFFNREETADTLINNLFLEVEKQLWQE, encoded by the coding sequence ATGATTGAATTGCAAACTGCTGCCCAATCATCAATTTTTGCGGAATTAAACGGAAGGATTCTAGCTGAGAAAAATGCTCAAAAAATATTGCCGATTTTTGGCTTAAGCCGCTTGATTTTAGTCTATGAAACTTTATCAGCAATAAGGTCGAAGAAAATTTTGCCAAGTACGCCAATAATTGTTTCCAAAGAGCTTAGCTATTTTTCAAAAAAAGACCAATCGGCGCAAATACATTTCCGAATTGGCGAAATTTTTACAATTAAACAGGCAATTGAAATGCTCCTAATTATCTCTGAAAAATCGGCAGCTTATTTATTGGTTGAAAAAATTTTTGGCAGTTTAGATAACTGGAAAATCGAAACAGCTCGTTTTTTAAAACAAGCGAAGATTGAGGGCGTTATTTATGATCCTGTCGGTTTTGAAAACGCAGGTCAGGAAAATTTACTTAGTGCCAGGTCGGTTTTGAAAATTATTAATAAGTTGGTAAATGATTTTCCCAAAATACTAACAACGATACAAAGGAAACGTTTTATTTTTCAATCAAACCAGCAGGTACAATTTTATAAGAACCCAAATTTTCAACAACAAAGAGATGATCTTCAAATATCTGCCTTTGTTTCAGAAAAAAATAAACAAACCAGTAGTTTTATCTCCATTTTCAAAATAAAAGATAAGCTATATCTATCAGAATTGTTGGCGGTTGATAACACTTTTTTTAATCGTGAAGAAACAGCTGATACTCTCATAAATAATCTATTTTTAGAGGTCGAAAAACAATTATGGCAAGAATAA
- a CDS encoding dipeptide epimerase → MKIVDCKLAHYSVPLKTTFKTALHAQNFANGWIVRLESEMGNYGYGEAIPSLRVTGDSNASISGSLKEIICPAIIGKSFENIGKFDDFVSKLITQNSAARNAVSEGTLDLFIKDKGTNLSSFFNLSKKEEKVETDYTLSINDESNMLSEAKKLIEKGFSTLKIKLGDNLIEKEIQKLVYLNNNLDNISFRIDANQAWNVRQSLQFDQLAFENDLPIETVEQPLPVGFEDEYSNLVHHFHFPLVLDESIHEFNDARKLTPGVDFDGYNVKLEKTAGISQAKALLDYAESIDKAAMMGCMIESNIGIAFAAALAKAYPIVKFIDLDSPLMFKNEIFKGWLNDEQTGFSFNSKFVETDALRGLLWQ, encoded by the coding sequence ATGAAGATTGTTGATTGTAAATTAGCTCACTATTCAGTTCCTCTAAAAACGACTTTTAAAACTGCCTTACATGCACAAAATTTTGCAAATGGGTGGATTGTTCGCTTAGAATCAGAAATGGGTAATTATGGTTATGGGGAGGCAATTCCTTCTTTAAGAGTCACCGGTGATAGCAATGCCAGTATTTCCGGAAGTTTGAAAGAGATAATTTGTCCGGCAATTATTGGCAAAAGTTTCGAAAATATTGGAAAATTTGATGATTTCGTTTCCAAGTTAATCACGCAAAATTCAGCTGCCAGAAACGCTGTTAGTGAGGGAACTTTGGATTTGTTCATTAAAGATAAAGGAACAAATTTAAGTAGTTTTTTTAATTTAAGCAAAAAAGAGGAGAAAGTTGAGACTGACTATACCTTGAGCATCAATGATGAATCGAATATGTTAAGCGAAGCAAAAAAACTTATTGAAAAAGGCTTTTCGACATTAAAAATCAAACTTGGAGATAATCTAATTGAAAAGGAAATTCAAAAATTGGTCTATTTGAATAATAATTTAGACAATATTTCTTTTCGAATTGATGCAAATCAAGCTTGGAATGTTCGCCAAAGCTTGCAATTCGATCAGCTTGCCTTTGAAAATGATTTGCCAATCGAAACAGTTGAACAACCCCTGCCTGTCGGCTTTGAAGACGAGTATTCAAATTTAGTTCATCACTTTCATTTTCCGCTTGTTTTGGATGAGTCAATTCATGAGTTCAACGATGCTCGTAAATTGACGCCGGGTGTGGACTTTGATGGTTACAACGTAAAGTTAGAAAAAACGGCTGGTATTTCCCAAGCGAAAGCCTTGTTGGATTACGCAGAATCGATCGATAAAGCGGCGATGATGGGCTGCATGATTGAATCAAACATTGGCATTGCTTTTGCGGCAGCTTTGGCAAAGGCGTATCCAATTGTTAAATTCATAGATTTGGATTCTCCTTTAATGTTTAAGAATGAAATTTTTAAGGGTTGGCTTAATGACGAACAGACCGGCTTCTCTTTTAATTCAAAATTCGTTGAAACAGATGCTTTGAGAGGTCTTTTGTGGCAGTGA
- the rnz gene encoding ribonuclease Z — protein MELEFLGTGAGQPSKQRNVTSIALRLLDERNEVWLFDVGEATQHQLLKSNTRSRKVTKIFITHMHGDHIFGLPGFLTSRNFQGSELIDGGKPTDITIYGPAGLQQYVFSVLRAAQVRLQYRINFIQVRPGIIFDDQQFTVSAFPMNHGIEDYAYRIVEKDTVGELQVEKLLKLGLKSGPLFGKIKAGEIVRLENGLTIDGKDFLGPDRPGRIISIVLDTKGTPEIVKAADHADVLVHEATYGAENSIMAKRHGHSTSLQAAEHAKEAHARQLILTHISARYLGKMADQLVKQAKSVFQNSYIAHDLEIFDIPAKKIERKDKINVG, from the coding sequence ATGGAATTAGAATTTTTAGGAACCGGTGCAGGTCAGCCAAGCAAACAGCGTAATGTTACTTCGATTGCTTTACGTCTTTTAGACGAAAGAAACGAAGTATGGCTGTTTGATGTTGGCGAGGCCACTCAACATCAATTATTAAAATCGAATACAAGGTCCAGAAAAGTTACAAAAATCTTTATTACGCACATGCACGGAGACCATATTTTTGGTTTGCCCGGTTTTCTGACTTCTCGAAATTTTCAAGGATCTGAATTAATTGACGGTGGTAAACCGACCGATATAACGATTTATGGGCCTGCCGGCCTGCAACAGTATGTTTTTTCTGTTTTACGGGCAGCTCAAGTTCGTTTGCAATATCGAATTAATTTTATTCAGGTTCGACCTGGGATTATTTTTGATGATCAGCAATTTACTGTTTCAGCATTTCCTATGAATCATGGCATTGAAGATTATGCTTATCGAATAGTCGAAAAAGACACCGTAGGGGAACTGCAGGTTGAAAAACTGCTTAAGCTTGGTTTGAAATCCGGACCGCTGTTTGGGAAAATAAAGGCTGGTGAAATCGTCAGACTTGAAAATGGTTTAACAATTGACGGAAAGGATTTTCTTGGTCCGGATCGTCCGGGACGAATCATTTCGATTGTTTTGGATACTAAGGGAACTCCGGAAATTGTAAAAGCTGCCGATCATGCCGATGTTCTTGTTCATGAAGCAACTTATGGTGCAGAAAATTCCATTATGGCAAAAAGACATGGCCATTCGACTTCGTTGCAAGCGGCTGAACATGCTAAAGAGGCTCATGCTCGTCAATTGATTTTAACCCACATTTCTGCTCGTTATCTCGGAAAAATGGCTGATCAGTTGGTTAAGCAAGCAAAGAGTGTTTTTCAGAATTCGTATATTGCACATGATTTGGAGATTTTCGATATTCCTGCAAAGAAAATTGAAAGGAAAGACAAAATCAATGTTGGATAA
- the obgE gene encoding GTPase ObgE translates to MAFVDQATIEVKAGNGGDGIISFRHEKFVPLGGPFGGDGGKGGNIYFIVDEGLRTLMDFRYNRHFRAKHGEKGGTKGMTGASAKDLYVKVPAGTIISNAETNQQIVDLTENGKKFLIAHGGRGGRGNMRFATPSNPAPEISENGEPGEILKVKLELRVLADVGLVGFPSAGKSTFLSVVTGARPKIAAYHFTTIDPNLGMVQLSDGRDFTIADLPGLIKGASKGIGLGFEFLRHVERTRVLLHMIDMSEESGLGITPFEAYLQINQELKTYDPRLLDRPMIVVATKMDLSSSKENLQDFKRELASHQIDMPIAEISSVTQTGTKQLLLKVADLLDKTPQMIKGKEEQSADNRLYEFKDDKSADFQIEHEGDDWIIISDRISKLAKMTNKTTDESLRRFARQLRSFGVDDKLREAGAKDGDMVYIDDADFAFEFEE, encoded by the coding sequence ATGGCATTTGTAGATCAAGCGACAATTGAAGTAAAAGCCGGTAATGGCGGCGATGGAATTATTTCCTTTCGTCACGAAAAGTTTGTTCCATTGGGTGGACCCTTTGGTGGCGATGGCGGAAAAGGTGGCAATATTTACTTTATTGTCGACGAAGGTTTGAGGACCTTAATGGATTTTCGTTATAATCGTCATTTTCGTGCCAAACATGGTGAAAAGGGCGGTACAAAGGGGATGACTGGTGCTTCTGCCAAGGATCTTTATGTAAAAGTTCCGGCTGGAACGATTATTTCAAACGCAGAAACCAACCAACAGATTGTTGACCTTACTGAAAATGGTAAAAAGTTTTTAATTGCTCATGGTGGTCGCGGTGGTCGCGGTAATATGCGTTTTGCAACACCGTCTAATCCAGCTCCGGAAATATCGGAAAATGGCGAACCCGGAGAGATTTTGAAAGTTAAATTAGAGTTAAGGGTTTTGGCAGATGTTGGATTAGTTGGTTTTCCGTCTGCTGGAAAATCTACCTTTTTGTCCGTAGTTACAGGGGCTCGTCCGAAAATCGCTGCTTATCACTTCACAACGATTGACCCAAACTTGGGTATGGTTCAGTTATCAGATGGTCGCGACTTTACAATTGCTGATTTGCCTGGTTTGATTAAAGGCGCATCGAAAGGCATTGGGCTCGGTTTCGAGTTTTTGCGTCATGTTGAAAGAACACGGGTTTTGCTCCATATGATTGACATGAGTGAAGAATCCGGTTTGGGAATTACGCCGTTTGAAGCCTATTTGCAAATTAATCAAGAACTGAAAACTTATGATCCTCGTTTGCTTGATCGACCGATGATTGTTGTCGCAACAAAGATGGATTTGTCAAGTTCAAAGGAAAATCTTCAAGACTTTAAACGAGAACTTGCTAGTCATCAAATCGATATGCCAATTGCGGAAATTTCGTCAGTAACTCAGACCGGTACGAAACAATTGCTACTAAAGGTCGCTGATTTGCTGGATAAGACTCCACAAATGATTAAAGGAAAAGAAGAACAATCCGCCGATAATCGACTTTATGAATTTAAAGATGACAAATCAGCAGACTTTCAAATTGAACACGAAGGTGATGATTGGATCATTATTAGTGATCGCATTTCCAAATTGGCAAAAATGACAAATAAGACAACCGATGAATCTTTACGTCGTTTTGCTCGCCAACTTCGTTCTTTTGGTGTCGATGACAAGCTAAGAGAAGCTGGTGCCAAGGACGGTGATATGGTTTATATCGATGATGCTGATTTTGCTTTTGAGTTTGAAGAATAA
- a CDS encoding serine hydrolase translates to MAVNFIEVSQEIEDILKSLDEQLKLSFCLSTKENYFTFHGEEAMPSASLIKLMIADYYCSNFSLVDLQERIQKTNQRVGGSGIMQILDRQVFSLADLISMMLSLSDNTAANTLIDVVGLDNLNFWIKEHYSATRLSRRFMDFDQSKDNLTNANNVAEALRKLLEFPLTRKALFNQQSRAKFELNFVESGNQKIKIFNKSGEGIGIDHDAIIFQYQDQQITAVLMTKYNPEIESRLEIINLFSEIGDLLKGSIL, encoded by the coding sequence GTGGCAGTGAACTTTATCGAAGTAAGTCAGGAAATTGAAGACATCTTAAAAAGTCTTGATGAACAGTTAAAACTGTCTTTTTGTTTATCGACTAAGGAAAATTATTTTACTTTTCACGGAGAAGAAGCTATGCCGAGCGCTAGTTTAATCAAACTTATGATTGCTGATTATTATTGCTCAAATTTTTCACTAGTTGATTTGCAAGAACGAATTCAAAAGACTAATCAGCGTGTTGGCGGATCTGGAATTATGCAAATTTTGGATCGACAAGTTTTTTCACTTGCTGATTTAATTTCAATGATGTTAAGTTTATCCGATAATACTGCGGCAAATACATTGATCGATGTTGTCGGATTGGATAATTTGAATTTTTGGATAAAAGAACACTATTCTGCGACACGTCTCTCAAGAAGATTTATGGACTTTGACCAATCAAAGGATAATTTAACCAATGCGAATAACGTCGCTGAAGCTTTAAGAAAGTTGCTTGAATTTCCTTTGACGAGAAAAGCTCTTTTCAATCAACAATCTAGGGCTAAATTTGAGTTAAATTTTGTTGAATCTGGTAATCAAAAAATAAAAATTTTTAATAAAAGTGGCGAGGGAATCGGTATTGATCATGATGCGATCATTTTTCAATATCAAGATCAACAAATTACAGCAGTTTTGATGACAAAATATAATCCAGAAATTGAAAGTCGATTAGAAATTATTAATTTGTTCAGTGAGATTGGAGATTTGCTCAAGGGGTCGATTTTATGA
- the uvrC gene encoding excinuclease ABC subunit UvrC: protein MASELIEQKLALLPAQPGSYQMKDKNGKIIYVGKAKNLKNRVRSYFKAEHTGKTAELVANIHDFEFIVTNSDKEAFLLENTLIKRYRPYFNIRLKFSGSYPYIEITNERDPRLILANTLKHDHGTYFGPYPNVYAASETLHFLEMTYPLRRCNGYQGRPCLYYSMGQCLGACWRTVPQEEYQKNIDAITRFLNGETRKAISDIKKKMKHASDSTEYELAADFRDRLKFIDQTVENQRVLQNDHTPRDLFNFYMDKGWMTVEIFFLRQGRLLRQQKETFALADSVKEELESYIQQFYSQKNAQKPKEILVPKNIDTKLLSETLEIPVRTPVRGEKRDLLKLAAKNAQITLEDKFRLMELNEEKTTGAMKEITDALKIPHGHRFEAFDHSNTQGSNYVSALVVFEDGLPNKNLYRRYKLRTPTGQDEAKATFEVITRRYTRLRDEGQMYPDLVLMDGGEIQLHSAEEALKQLGINIPVAAMVKNDKHQTADLLNSRGENLFLDPHSQGFYLLQRIQDEVHRFVITFHRQLRTKTNLSSRLDEIAGIGPKSRVKLMRRFGSLPKIADASIEDIEALGIGEKVATLVKVSVSAMVRSENKKIIAKRKFEKE, encoded by the coding sequence GTGGCATCAGAGTTAATTGAACAAAAGTTAGCCTTATTGCCGGCCCAACCTGGTTCTTATCAAATGAAGGACAAAAATGGCAAGATAATCTATGTTGGCAAGGCGAAAAATCTAAAAAATCGCGTGCGTTCGTATTTTAAGGCTGAACATACTGGCAAAACAGCTGAGCTGGTTGCTAATATTCATGATTTTGAATTCATTGTGACCAATTCGGACAAAGAAGCTTTCCTTTTGGAAAACACTTTGATTAAGCGCTATCGGCCTTATTTCAATATTCGTTTAAAATTCTCCGGCTCTTATCCATATATCGAGATTACCAATGAACGTGATCCTCGTTTAATTTTGGCAAATACTTTAAAACACGATCATGGAACTTATTTTGGACCATATCCGAATGTTTATGCGGCTTCAGAAACTTTGCATTTTTTGGAAATGACCTATCCTTTACGGCGCTGTAACGGTTACCAAGGCCGTCCTTGTTTGTATTATTCGATGGGTCAGTGTTTGGGGGCTTGTTGGCGGACAGTTCCTCAGGAAGAATATCAAAAAAATATCGATGCAATTACTCGTTTCTTAAACGGTGAAACCAGAAAAGCGATTTCTGACATTAAAAAGAAAATGAAACACGCTTCTGATTCAACTGAATATGAACTAGCGGCCGATTTTCGTGATCGCTTAAAATTCATTGATCAAACGGTAGAAAATCAACGTGTTTTGCAAAATGACCATACTCCAAGAGATTTATTTAATTTTTACATGGACAAGGGTTGGATGACTGTTGAAATATTTTTCCTGCGTCAGGGCCGTCTATTGCGTCAACAAAAAGAGACTTTCGCTTTAGCGGATTCCGTTAAAGAAGAATTGGAATCATATATTCAACAGTTCTATAGTCAGAAAAATGCTCAAAAACCCAAAGAAATACTTGTGCCCAAAAATATCGATACAAAGTTACTTTCAGAGACACTTGAAATTCCGGTTAGAACTCCGGTTCGTGGCGAAAAACGAGATTTGTTGAAACTGGCAGCTAAAAATGCTCAGATTACATTGGAAGATAAATTCCGTTTGATGGAACTGAATGAAGAAAAAACCACCGGGGCCATGAAAGAAATAACCGATGCTTTAAAAATTCCTCATGGACATCGCTTTGAAGCTTTTGACCATTCCAATACCCAAGGCAGCAATTATGTTTCTGCCTTGGTTGTTTTTGAAGACGGTCTGCCAAACAAAAATCTCTACAGGAGATATAAATTAAGGACACCGACAGGGCAAGATGAAGCAAAGGCTACTTTTGAAGTTATCACTCGACGTTATACCCGGTTAAGAGATGAAGGACAAATGTACCCGGATTTGGTTTTGATGGATGGTGGCGAAATTCAGTTGCATTCTGCTGAAGAGGCATTAAAACAATTGGGTATTAATATTCCGGTAGCGGCAATGGTAAAAAACGATAAACACCAGACGGCCGATTTGCTTAATTCAAGAGGTGAGAATCTTTTCCTGGATCCTCATTCTCAAGGATTTTATTTATTGCAAAGAATTCAGGATGAAGTGCATCGATTTGTGATTACCTTTCATCGCCAACTGAGAACAAAAACTAATTTATCATCAAGATTGGATGAAATTGCTGGGATTGGGCCAAAGTCGAGAGTTAAACTGATGCGTCGTTTCGGCTCGTTACCAAAAATTGCCGATGCTTCGATTGAAGATATTGAGGCTTTAGGAATCGGCGAAAAGGTTGCAACTCTTGTTAAAGTATCGGTTTCGGCAATGGTAAGATCCGAGAATAAAAAAATAATTGCCAAGCGAAAATTCGAAAAAGAATAG
- a CDS encoding DUF1361 domain-containing protein codes for MNNNRTYRLTIGLIFTYAVLAVVSIIFHKYIPLANGYIWNIFLALLPLLCALLIDFLFYEKNSPILSLLVGIIWLILFPNSPYMVTDLAHLNLYHVSYGLDISTLHSAWFGVLFATFAIITGVLMGMLSFYTVFKIIREKFSSLTAWGFSIIVSLLAGFGVFLGRFPRFNSWDVIKRPSYLFKIALDQINSHTLGFVILFSTMTFALYWLFYLIFDVSTKSDKL; via the coding sequence ATGAATAACAATCGAACATATCGCCTGACAATCGGTCTAATTTTTACTTATGCCGTTTTGGCTGTCGTTTCAATAATTTTCCATAAATATATACCACTAGCCAATGGCTATATCTGGAATATTTTTCTTGCTTTACTGCCCCTATTATGCGCCCTTCTAATTGATTTTCTGTTCTATGAAAAAAATAGTCCTATTCTTTCGCTTTTAGTCGGAATAATTTGGTTGATTCTTTTTCCAAACTCTCCCTATATGGTGACTGATTTGGCCCATTTGAATTTATATCACGTTTCTTATGGATTAGATATCTCGACTTTGCATTCAGCCTGGTTCGGAGTTCTTTTTGCAACTTTTGCGATTATTACCGGAGTTTTGATGGGAATGCTTTCTTTTTACACGGTTTTCAAAATAATTAGAGAAAAATTCAGTAGCTTAACAGCTTGGGGATTCTCGATAATCGTCAGTCTCCTTGCTGGATTCGGTGTTTTCCTTGGACGTTTTCCAAGATTCAATTCTTGGGACGTTATTAAACGGCCAAGCTATTTATTTAAAATCGCACTGGACCAAATTAATTCTCATACCTTAGGATTTGTAATCCTTTTTTCAACGATGACTTTTGCTTTATACTGGCTCTTTTATCTAATCTTTGATGTTTCGACAAAATCCGATAAACTTTAA